Proteins from a genomic interval of Gossypium hirsutum isolate 1008001.06 chromosome A09, Gossypium_hirsutum_v2.1, whole genome shotgun sequence:
- the LOC121206335 gene encoding histone-lysine N-methyltransferase SETD1A: MAMEAVQASSRNSMETNSRPRISFSADFLDETNFISINPHSQTGDADKDKDKTAAARVAVADFEFLSSNVSSHAMLTADELFFEGKLLPFWQMHHSEKLKQINLRKESGGDGEGDDDDDEREVVENKEESSRVSWFVDDDPSPRPPKCTVLWKELLRLKKQRATSSLSPSSSSSSSSSSSSSLADVAEEGKQGSGNRDNKHVKRIKKGLERTRSASIRIRPMINVPICTQVKSSALPPLFPLKKGRILER; encoded by the coding sequence AATTCACGCCCTAGGATTTCATTCTCAGCTGATTTTCTTGATGAAACCAACTTCATATCCATCAACCCACATTCTCAAACCGGTGACGCAGACAAGGACAAAGACAAAACGGCAGCAGCAAGGGTTGCTGTTGCAGATTTTGAGTTCCTTTCAAGCAATGTGAGCAGCCATGCCATGCTGACAGCCGATGAGCTTTTCTTTGAAGGGAAATTGCTCCCTTTTTGGCAAATGCATCATTCCGAGAAGCTCAAACAAATCAACCTAAGAAAAGAAAGCGGCGGTGATGGCGAGGgtgatgatgatgacgatgagCGTGAAGTGGTGGAAAACAAGGAGGAGAGTAGTAGGGTGAGTTGGTTTGTTGATGATGACCCGTCACCGAGACCACCGAAATGTACGGTGTTGTGGAAAGAGTTGCTGAGGTTGAAGAAACAACGGGCGACGTCATCGTTGTCACCGTCGTCGTCTTCGTCTTCGTCATCGTCGTCGTCGAGCTCATTGGCCGATGTAGCCGAAGAAGGGAAACAAGGATCAGGGAATAGAGATAATAAGCATGTGAAGAGGATAAAGAAAGGGTTGGAAAGAACAAGATCAGCAAGTATTAGGATCAGGCCAATGATTAATGTGCCTATTTGCACACAAGTCAAAAGCAGTGCATTGCCTCCTCTGTTTCCACTCAAGAAAGGAAGAATATTAGAAAGGTGA